A window of the Coprobacter fastidiosus genome harbors these coding sequences:
- a CDS encoding aspartate kinase, translating into MKVLKFGGTSVGSAQRMKDVAKLICDGEQKIVVLSAMSGTTNTLVEISDYLYKKNPDGANEIINGLEHKYMQVIDELYSTDEYKQRATEIVKSHFDYIRSFTKDLFTLFEEKVILAQGELMSTAMVNLYLNETGVKSVLIPALDYMRTDKNAEPDPVYIKTKLKDLLSVNPDAPIYITQGYICRNAYGEIDNLQRGGSDYSASLIGAAIQADEIQIWTDIDGMHNNDPRFVKNTSPVRYLHFEEAAELAYFGAKILHPTCILPAKLNNIPVRLLNTMEPEAPGTLIYNQSEPGKIKAVAAKDGITAIKIKSGRMLLAYGFLRKVFEIFESYQTAIDMVTTSEVGVSVTIDNTKHLTEILDDLKKFGTVTVDEDMVIICVVGDLEWNNIGFESNTMQAMKDIPVRMVSYGGSNYNISFLIKSKDKTAALQSLSKYLFDK; encoded by the coding sequence ATGAAAGTCTTAAAGTTTGGTGGAACTTCTGTGGGCTCAGCACAAAGAATGAAAGATGTTGCCAAATTGATTTGTGACGGAGAGCAAAAGATTGTTGTTTTGTCTGCTATGTCCGGTACAACAAATACGCTTGTAGAAATTTCGGATTATTTATACAAAAAAAATCCGGACGGTGCTAACGAAATTATTAATGGCCTTGAGCATAAATATATGCAGGTAATTGATGAGTTGTATAGCACAGACGAGTATAAACAGAGGGCTACTGAAATTGTAAAATCTCACTTCGATTATATCCGTTCTTTTACAAAAGATCTTTTTACTCTTTTTGAAGAAAAAGTGATTTTGGCTCAAGGTGAGCTGATGTCAACGGCTATGGTGAATTTATACTTGAATGAGACTGGTGTAAAATCTGTACTGATTCCTGCTTTGGATTATATGCGGACAGATAAAAATGCTGAACCGGATCCCGTATATATTAAGACAAAACTGAAAGATTTATTATCTGTAAATCCTGATGCACCTATTTATATAACACAAGGCTATATTTGTCGGAACGCTTATGGTGAAATAGATAATTTACAGCGGGGAGGAAGTGACTATTCCGCTTCATTAATCGGTGCTGCTATTCAGGCTGACGAAATACAAATATGGACGGATATTGATGGCATGCACAATAATGATCCTCGATTCGTTAAAAATACTTCTCCGGTAAGATATTTACATTTTGAGGAAGCTGCGGAATTAGCATATTTCGGGGCGAAGATATTGCATCCTACATGTATTCTTCCTGCTAAGCTTAATAACATTCCTGTTCGTCTGTTGAATACGATGGAACCTGAAGCTCCGGGAACTTTGATTTACAATCAATCAGAGCCGGGGAAAATAAAAGCTGTAGCGGCAAAAGACGGTATTACAGCCATTAAGATCAAATCGGGGCGTATGCTTTTAGCTTACGGATTTTTACGTAAAGTCTTTGAAATTTTCGAAAGTTATCAGACAGCCATAGATATGGTGACTACTTCAGAGGTAGGTGTTTCTGTGACTATCGATAATACAAAACATTTAACCGAAATTCTGGATGATCTTAAAAAATTCGGGACTGTCACAGTTGATGAAGATATGGTCATTATTTGTGTAGTCGGAGATTTGGAATGGAATAATATCGGTTTCGAGTCAAATACGATGCAGGCAATGAAAGATATTCCGGTAAGAATGGTATCTTATGGAGGCAGCAATTACAATATTTCGTTTTTGATAAAATCAAAAGATAAGACTGCTGCATTGCAATCTTTAAGTAAATATTTGTTTGATAAATAA
- the lysA gene encoding diaminopimelate decarboxylase has protein sequence MKGVFPIDKFRNIETPFYYYDTSLLRKTLDKIKQETSLYSNYHVHYAVKANANNRILSIIRETGFGADCVSGGEIKAALEAGFPAHKIVFAGVGKADWEIKLGLESDIYCFNVESVPELDNIDALAASYGKTASIALRINPNIDAHTHHYITTGLSENKFGISLVHLDSVLDHLETLKNVRLIGLHFHIGSQITDMDSFKGLCIRINEIQEHLYQRMIIVDSINVGGGLGVNYEEPDKQSVPDFKSYFEVFHKHLKLRPKQEVHFELGRSVVCQCGSLITKVLYVKEGVNKKFVITDAGMTDLIRPALYQAYHKIENITSDQLPEEYDVVGPICESSDCFGKMVSLNKTQRGDLLAIRSAGAYGEIMASQYNCRKLPKAYYQDKI, from the coding sequence ATGAAAGGTGTTTTCCCAATCGATAAGTTTAGAAATATAGAGACCCCTTTTTACTATTATGATACATCTTTACTGAGAAAGACATTAGATAAAATAAAACAGGAAACATCTCTGTATTCAAATTACCATGTTCATTATGCTGTAAAGGCAAATGCTAATAATCGCATACTTTCTATTATCAGAGAAACCGGATTCGGTGCGGATTGTGTGAGTGGAGGAGAAATAAAGGCTGCTTTGGAAGCTGGATTCCCAGCTCATAAAATCGTTTTTGCAGGGGTTGGTAAAGCTGATTGGGAGATTAAGTTGGGACTGGAGTCCGATATATATTGTTTTAACGTAGAATCTGTTCCGGAGTTGGATAATATTGATGCATTGGCTGCCTCATACGGCAAAACAGCATCGATAGCGTTACGTATCAATCCCAATATAGATGCACATACGCATCATTATATTACTACAGGGCTGAGTGAAAATAAGTTCGGAATAAGTTTGGTTCATTTAGATTCGGTACTTGATCATTTAGAGACATTGAAAAATGTCCGACTTATCGGATTGCATTTTCACATTGGTTCGCAGATTACCGATATGGATTCATTCAAGGGGCTTTGTATTCGAATTAATGAAATACAAGAACATCTGTACCAACGGATGATTATCGTAGATTCCATAAATGTCGGTGGCGGTTTAGGAGTCAATTATGAAGAACCGGACAAACAGTCTGTTCCGGATTTTAAAAGTTATTTTGAGGTTTTTCATAAACATCTCAAATTGAGGCCTAAACAGGAAGTCCATTTTGAATTAGGACGATCTGTCGTGTGTCAATGTGGTTCTTTGATTACAAAAGTCCTGTATGTGAAAGAGGGAGTAAACAAAAAATTTGTAATAACTGATGCCGGGATGACGGATTTGATTCGTCCCGCCTTATATCAAGCTTATCATAAAATAGAAAATATTACTTCAGATCAGTTGCCGGAAGAGTATGATGTCGTAGGTCCTATTTGTGAATCGTCTGATTGTTTTGGAAAAATGGTCTCATTAAATAAAACTCAACGAGGAGATTTATTGGCTATCCGTTCGGCAGGTGCATATGGTGAAATTATGGCTTCACAATATAATTGTAGAAAATTGCCTAAAGCTTATTATCAAGATAAAATATGA
- a CDS encoding NADP-dependent malic enzyme has product MSKVTKEAALLYHSQGKPGKIEVVPTKPYSTQMDLSLAYSPGVAEPCLEIEKDPQKAYEYTSKGNLVAVISNGTAVLGLGDIGALAGKPVMEGKGLLFKIFAGIDVFDIEVNEKDPEKFIQAVKAIAPTFGGINLEDIKAPECFEIENRLKAELSIPVMHDDQHGTAIISGAGLLNALEIQGKKIENVKIVVNGAGASASSCTKLYMMLGAKKENIVMVDSRGVINQKRTDLNESKKQFITDRDIDTLEEAMRGADVFLGLSKADVLSVEMIRSMNEKPIVFALANPNPEIAYDKAKSSRPDLIFATGRSDYPNQINNVLGFPYIFRGALDVRATCINEAMKLAAVYAIAGLAKKPVPDVVNAAYNLKRISFGPEYIIPKPLDPRLLTTVAPAVAKAAIESGAAAPIITDWDAYESKLRALMGYDNKMIRRFTEMAVQNPKRVVFAEANHANMLSAAVTAYQEGICFPILLGNTDYIHSVAEQNGLNLDGLEIVNLRSGEETERREKYAKILAQKRQREGITLDEAREKMFDRNYFGMMMVEVGDADAFITGTYTKYTETIQIAKDVIGIREGHKHFGAMHIMNTKKGTYFLADTLINRHPDSETLVDIARLARHAVKFFAHEPVMAMVSYSNFGADNTGSPVQVHEAVREMQENYPELAIDGEMQINFALNTTLRDKTFPFNKLAGKEVNTLIFPNLSSANSAYKMLLEMGLAESIGPIQMGLNKPIHFTDIESSSRDIVNLTTVAVLDAIVQEEISKSKQK; this is encoded by the coding sequence TATATCATAGTCAGGGCAAACCCGGGAAAATAGAAGTTGTTCCCACTAAACCATACAGCACACAAATGGATTTATCACTCGCTTATTCTCCCGGTGTGGCCGAACCATGCCTCGAAATAGAGAAAGATCCACAAAAAGCATACGAATATACATCTAAAGGCAATTTGGTCGCTGTTATATCAAACGGAACGGCAGTGTTAGGATTAGGTGATATCGGTGCATTAGCAGGAAAACCGGTAATGGAAGGAAAAGGTCTTCTGTTCAAAATATTTGCCGGGATAGATGTTTTTGACATCGAAGTAAACGAAAAAGATCCTGAAAAATTTATCCAAGCCGTAAAAGCCATTGCCCCAACATTCGGAGGAATTAATCTTGAAGACATAAAAGCTCCCGAATGTTTCGAGATCGAAAATCGGTTGAAAGCTGAACTATCCATACCCGTAATGCATGATGATCAACACGGTACAGCTATTATATCCGGAGCTGGATTGTTAAATGCACTCGAAATACAGGGTAAAAAAATCGAAAACGTAAAGATCGTCGTTAACGGAGCCGGAGCTTCAGCCAGTTCATGTACAAAATTATACATGATGTTGGGTGCGAAAAAAGAAAATATCGTAATGGTTGACAGTCGTGGAGTGATAAACCAAAAGCGTACCGACCTGAACGAATCGAAAAAACAATTTATCACAGATCGGGATATTGATACCTTAGAAGAAGCTATGCGGGGTGCGGACGTGTTCCTCGGACTTTCTAAAGCAGACGTATTAAGCGTTGAAATGATTCGTTCCATGAACGAGAAACCAATCGTTTTTGCATTAGCCAATCCAAATCCGGAAATTGCATATGATAAAGCCAAATCTTCTCGTCCTGATTTAATTTTTGCGACAGGTCGATCAGACTATCCAAATCAAATCAACAACGTTCTCGGATTCCCCTACATATTCAGAGGAGCTCTCGATGTAAGAGCAACTTGTATTAATGAAGCAATGAAATTAGCGGCAGTTTATGCCATTGCAGGATTAGCCAAAAAACCTGTTCCTGATGTCGTTAATGCAGCATATAATCTGAAACGAATAAGTTTCGGCCCGGAATATATTATTCCCAAACCTCTCGATCCCCGTTTACTCACGACCGTTGCTCCGGCAGTTGCAAAAGCAGCAATCGAATCTGGCGCTGCAGCTCCAATAATAACCGATTGGGATGCTTATGAAAGTAAATTGAGAGCTCTAATGGGATATGATAATAAAATGATACGTCGGTTCACCGAAATGGCTGTTCAGAATCCAAAACGTGTCGTATTTGCCGAAGCCAATCACGCCAATATGCTTTCGGCTGCCGTTACTGCTTATCAAGAAGGCATCTGTTTCCCGATCTTACTGGGGAATACCGACTATATACATAGTGTAGCCGAACAAAACGGTTTAAATCTCGATGGCCTTGAAATCGTAAATTTACGAAGTGGCGAAGAAACGGAACGTCGTGAAAAATATGCAAAAATATTAGCACAGAAACGTCAAAGAGAGGGTATCACTTTAGACGAAGCTCGAGAAAAAATGTTCGACCGCAACTATTTTGGAATGATGATGGTAGAAGTAGGCGATGCCGATGCATTTATTACCGGAACTTATACCAAATATACCGAAACCATACAAATTGCAAAAGATGTTATCGGTATTCGGGAAGGTCATAAACATTTCGGAGCAATGCATATCATGAATACCAAAAAAGGAACTTATTTCCTTGCCGATACACTCATCAACCGCCATCCCGACTCAGAGACATTAGTAGATATTGCCCGCTTAGCCCGTCATGCCGTAAAATTCTTTGCCCACGAGCCTGTTATGGCAATGGTATCTTATTCTAATTTCGGCGCTGACAATACCGGTAGTCCGGTACAAGTGCATGAAGCGGTCAGAGAAATGCAGGAAAATTATCCTGAATTGGCAATTGACGGAGAAATGCAAATCAATTTTGCTCTTAATACAACCCTGCGAGATAAAACATTCCCGTTCAACAAATTGGCAGGAAAAGAAGTAAATACACTCATTTTCCCGAATTTAAGCTCAGCCAATTCGGCATATAAGATGTTATTGGAAATGGGATTAGCAGAGTCTATCGGACCGATTCAAATGGGATTAAACAAACCTATACATTTTACGGATATCGAAAGTTCTTCAAGAGATATTGTAAACTTGACGACTGTTGCCGTTTTGGACGCCATAGTACAAGAAGAAATCAGCAAATCAAAACAAAAATAA